One genomic window of Luteitalea pratensis includes the following:
- a CDS encoding DUF3592 domain-containing protein: MIRRLAPLRCVCLCASAWLALAGQARAASPFETSTLTPTGPAPAEGRVFTYTLIVRNTGGTAGGVIEIHVPSDTMVAGLGGLDAASIDHEARMVRWEGTLGPGQSFTGTLAFLAGTDTGGHTASLHVTARPWQGEATYLVHSAAVDTVPAPAAFRLGGLGVTAAGVAVLAWIAASVLFWVAMRVIRPGAAFWAPILIMMPAGFLLYFAALAREDARILGLAETTCTVVDRVIDTRTSSSSTSRPSGPNTVYAPRLALRHGDGEHAGVSQGFGTGSRLSGASAARAEALLSRYAVGAEVPCAVDSQDPRYAYVERGYGGAYILALIPMPLLALGIWGLLPRRARGQ, from the coding sequence GTGATCCGCCGCCTGGCGCCCCTTCGCTGCGTGTGTCTCTGTGCGTCAGCCTGGCTGGCACTCGCTGGCCAGGCCCGCGCCGCGTCTCCGTTCGAGACGTCGACACTCACCCCCACGGGTCCGGCTCCCGCGGAGGGCCGCGTATTCACCTACACGCTGATCGTCCGCAATACTGGCGGGACCGCCGGTGGCGTGATCGAGATTCACGTGCCTTCAGACACGATGGTCGCTGGCCTGGGAGGACTCGATGCCGCGTCGATCGATCACGAAGCACGCATGGTGCGATGGGAAGGCACGCTGGGACCGGGACAGTCATTCACCGGAACACTCGCGTTCCTGGCCGGCACGGACACGGGCGGCCACACGGCGTCGCTCCACGTGACCGCCCGGCCGTGGCAGGGCGAAGCGACCTACCTGGTTCACAGCGCGGCGGTCGACACGGTGCCCGCGCCCGCCGCATTCCGCCTGGGTGGCCTGGGCGTCACTGCCGCGGGCGTCGCCGTCCTTGCCTGGATCGCGGCGTCGGTCCTGTTCTGGGTTGCGATGCGCGTGATCCGCCCTGGCGCGGCCTTCTGGGCGCCGATCCTGATCATGATGCCGGCAGGGTTCCTGCTGTATTTCGCCGCGCTGGCACGTGAAGACGCCCGCATCCTCGGCCTGGCCGAAACGACGTGTACCGTCGTCGATCGCGTCATCGACACCCGCACGTCGTCTTCGTCGACGTCACGGCCGTCTGGCCCCAACACGGTGTACGCCCCGCGGCTCGCCCTTCGGCACGGCGACGGCGAACACGCGGGCGTGAGCCAGGGGTTCGGGACCGGCAGCCGGCTGTCGGGGGCGAGTGCGGCGCGCGCCGAGGCACTGCTCTCGCGGTATGCCGTGGGTGCAGAGGTACCGTGCGCGGTGGACTCGCAGGACCCACGGTACGCCTACGTCGAACGCGGCTATGGGGGCGCCTACATCTTGGCCCTGATACCGATGCCGCTGCTCGCACTCGGGATATGGGGACTCCTGCCGCGGCGCGCGCGCGGCCAGTAG
- a CDS encoding spermidine synthase — MVPWETLGDASTPDGTRITLRRRGHEFLLLADGRSLMPSTITGSEEALATVGCRHLASVRGARVLIGGLGMGFSVRAALDVLPADATVVVAELVPEVRDWNEQWLGHLAEYPLRDPRVHVAIGDVLRVLREDPDGFDAILLDVDNGPAEFAAEGNDALYGRAGLYSIRRALRPRGILAVWSAWDDRRFARRLESLGFAVTLDRVRSHGRRGARHFIFRGVPRA; from the coding sequence ATGGTTCCCTGGGAAACGCTCGGCGACGCCAGCACGCCTGACGGCACCCGCATCACGCTGCGGCGTCGCGGCCATGAATTCCTGTTGCTGGCCGACGGCCGCAGCCTGATGCCAAGCACGATCACCGGCTCCGAAGAGGCGCTGGCGACGGTGGGCTGTCGCCATCTCGCCAGCGTCCGCGGCGCGCGCGTGCTGATCGGCGGGCTTGGCATGGGCTTCAGCGTGCGGGCCGCGCTCGACGTGCTGCCCGCCGATGCCACCGTTGTCGTCGCCGAACTGGTACCCGAAGTGCGGGACTGGAACGAGCAATGGCTCGGGCACCTCGCCGAGTACCCGTTGCGCGATCCACGCGTGCACGTCGCGATCGGCGACGTCCTGCGCGTGCTGCGCGAAGACCCCGACGGTTTCGACGCGATCCTGCTGGACGTCGACAACGGCCCCGCGGAGTTCGCGGCCGAAGGCAACGACGCGCTGTACGGCCGTGCGGGCCTCTATTCGATCCGGAGGGCGCTGCGGCCCAGGGGCATCCTGGCGGTCTGGTCGGCCTGGGACGATCGCCGGTTCGCGCGGCGCCTGGAGTCGCTGGGTTTCGCCGTGACGCTGGATCGGGTCCGCAGCCACGGACGTCGCGGGGCGAGGCACTTCATCTTCCGCGGCGTTCCCCGCGCATAG
- a CDS encoding DUF4333 domain-containing protein, protein MLALAALVGCTKNLNVDAVAPAITQGVSDQVGLRLASVTCPSGPRPLVANDTFNCTGAVVGGGSLTIAVTQTDDTGNITWKVASTDGLLDLAKVEGSIVTGLRTQAHVEAKVSCGGKWKAAGKGDKFDCQATAPDGTPIPIGVTVADGNGNVSWETK, encoded by the coding sequence ATGCTCGCCCTCGCGGCTCTGGTCGGCTGCACGAAGAACCTGAACGTCGACGCGGTGGCTCCGGCGATCACCCAGGGCGTCTCCGATCAGGTGGGCCTCAGGCTCGCCAGCGTCACCTGTCCGAGCGGCCCGCGGCCGCTCGTTGCCAACGATACGTTCAACTGCACCGGCGCCGTCGTCGGCGGCGGCTCGCTCACGATCGCCGTCACACAGACCGACGACACCGGCAACATCACGTGGAAGGTCGCCAGCACGGACGGCCTGCTCGACCTCGCCAAGGTGGAAGGCTCGATCGTCACCGGCCTGAGGACCCAGGCCCACGTGGAGGCGAAGGTCTCGTGCGGCGGCAAGTGGAAGGCCGCCGGCAAGGGCGACAAGTTCGACTGCCAGGCGACGGCCCCCGACGGCACGCCGATCCCGATCGGCGTCACCGTGGCCGATGGCAACGGCAACGTGAGCTGGGAGACCAAGTAG
- a CDS encoding response regulator transcription factor gives MGPVATVFAVDDDERFLTAIGRVLQLGGYDVEKVPSAASFLQRQPSPALGCLLVDLQMPEMTGLEFHERLRQTGWTQPVVFLSGQGTIPASTQALKAGAIDFLTKPVRSEDLLASVGEAVERHRTILAAAHDLALLQSKYASLTPREREVCVGVARGQLNKQIAYDLDLTLATIKFHRARGLIKLGVNSVPELVLLLDKLGVLEAPIGPVSQR, from the coding sequence ATGGGACCCGTGGCCACCGTCTTCGCCGTGGACGATGACGAGCGTTTTCTCACGGCGATCGGCCGCGTTTTGCAGCTCGGCGGGTACGACGTGGAGAAGGTGCCGTCGGCCGCGTCGTTCCTCCAGCGCCAGCCCAGTCCGGCCCTGGGATGCCTGCTGGTGGACCTGCAGATGCCGGAGATGACCGGGCTGGAGTTCCACGAGCGGTTGCGTCAGACGGGGTGGACCCAGCCGGTCGTCTTCCTCAGCGGACAGGGCACGATTCCGGCCTCGACCCAAGCCCTGAAGGCGGGCGCGATCGATTTCCTGACCAAGCCGGTCAGGTCCGAGGACCTCCTGGCCTCGGTCGGCGAGGCGGTCGAGCGTCACCGCACCATTCTCGCCGCAGCCCATGACCTGGCGCTGTTGCAGAGCAAGTACGCCTCCCTGACGCCGCGCGAACGGGAAGTTTGCGTTGGCGTGGCCCGTGGGCAGCTGAACAAGCAGATCGCCTACGACCTCGACCTGACGCTCGCGACGATCAAGTTCCACAGGGCGCGCGGCCTGATCAAGCTGGGCGTCAACTCGGTGCCGGAACTCGTCCTCCTGCTCGACAAGCTCGGCGTGCTCGAGGCCCCGATCGGACCGGTGTCGCAGCGCTGA
- a CDS encoding ATP-binding protein, protein MGSYGGRLLAALLSVACLQAAGARTSAAQEESPGAARGTVLVLIPVQPGRPIFDLFARGVAAEIMRRPSLNVALSFEQLYGVTDSDAVTQRQIEFVKAKYHGQPIAAIIAMAHPRYLQVRERLGVSPDVPLIFIAEHAAQHPRPMNTVVIDVAETLVDSWAYMRPLFAAHHRVAVLGGSAPADRQLSGRTINTLRQSIGYSRVIDLTNLALEEMPDRVAALPRDAVVLLDSTVADRHGRPITSQGVLSAIKPVLQVPTLVSNDALLGQGVLGGSLYRIEEVGAQVGRTTIRVLDGAPADTIPVQRLAARAFIDARELGRLGLPVSRVPPGTTLLWRDLGIWEEYRGWILAALTLVLLQTALIAGLLAERRRRLASQRQLAERLGVQALVADISTGFANLSGDRLDAQIVSSLERLGRALDTEDCAIWVLRGPDGRPRRMFGWPEKIDGASEGSLLEESLLTWARPRLDHGEEVQISDITDRPIRSRTAPDDSSASFLLLPLRVDGEVIGVLALSHAFSPDWSAHVLGDLRTIGEIIATASVRKRTDASMRRQLETLAHVNRVASLGELAASIAHELNQPLAAILSNAEVAQQLLALPEPPLHELREIVGDVITDDERAGEIIRNMRSMLRKVDTDAVPVDVNAVATAITRLLTHDAQLRGGSLKVELGKNLPTVTVDATQLTQVMLNLVVNAVDAMAAMRVRRAVSVRTMATDGGVTIEVRDHGPGIAPDVLPRLFEPFFTTKPEGLGVGLAISRSILEAAGGRIRAENAAEGGARFLVWLPASRIAAAESEDDLALRPPA, encoded by the coding sequence ATGGGGTCGTACGGTGGTCGCCTGCTGGCGGCCCTCTTGAGCGTCGCCTGCCTCCAGGCCGCCGGCGCGAGGACATCGGCAGCACAGGAGGAGTCACCAGGCGCGGCGCGCGGCACGGTTCTGGTGCTGATCCCGGTCCAGCCGGGGCGTCCGATCTTCGATCTCTTCGCGCGTGGCGTTGCCGCGGAGATTATGCGGCGTCCCTCACTCAACGTCGCGCTGTCGTTCGAACAGCTCTACGGCGTCACGGATTCCGATGCCGTGACGCAACGGCAGATCGAGTTCGTCAAGGCCAAATACCACGGTCAGCCCATCGCCGCCATCATCGCCATGGCGCATCCGCGATACCTGCAGGTCCGCGAGCGTCTCGGAGTGTCGCCGGACGTGCCGTTGATTTTCATCGCCGAGCACGCCGCGCAGCACCCCCGACCGATGAATACCGTCGTGATCGACGTCGCGGAGACGCTGGTGGACTCGTGGGCGTACATGCGTCCCTTGTTCGCCGCGCATCATCGGGTCGCGGTCCTCGGAGGCAGCGCGCCGGCCGATCGGCAGCTGTCGGGTCGGACCATCAACACCCTGCGCCAGTCCATCGGCTATTCGCGCGTCATCGACCTCACGAACCTGGCGCTCGAGGAGATGCCGGACCGCGTCGCCGCCCTGCCGCGTGACGCGGTCGTGCTGCTCGACAGCACCGTGGCCGACCGCCACGGGCGCCCGATCACGTCGCAGGGCGTGCTGTCGGCGATCAAGCCGGTGCTGCAGGTGCCGACGCTCGTCAGCAATGACGCGCTGCTCGGACAGGGCGTGCTCGGAGGTTCGCTGTACCGTATCGAAGAGGTCGGCGCGCAGGTCGGACGCACGACCATCCGTGTCCTCGATGGGGCACCGGCCGACACGATCCCGGTGCAGCGGCTGGCGGCGCGCGCGTTCATTGACGCCAGGGAACTCGGCCGGCTAGGGCTGCCAGTCAGCCGCGTGCCGCCCGGCACGACGCTGCTCTGGCGCGATCTCGGCATCTGGGAGGAGTACCGCGGGTGGATTCTCGCCGCGCTGACCCTGGTGCTGCTGCAGACGGCCCTGATTGCCGGCCTGCTCGCCGAGCGTCGACGCCGCCTGGCGTCGCAGCGGCAGCTTGCCGAGCGACTCGGCGTGCAGGCCCTGGTTGCCGACATCTCGACCGGGTTCGCCAACCTCTCCGGGGATCGGCTGGATGCGCAGATCGTCAGCAGCCTCGAGCGGCTTGGGCGGGCGCTCGACACGGAGGACTGCGCGATCTGGGTGCTGCGGGGCCCCGACGGCCGCCCCCGCCGGATGTTCGGCTGGCCAGAGAAGATCGACGGCGCGAGCGAAGGGTCGCTGCTCGAGGAATCGCTACTCACGTGGGCACGTCCCCGGCTCGACCATGGCGAGGAGGTGCAGATCAGCGACATCACCGACAGGCCGATCCGCTCGCGCACCGCGCCGGACGACTCCAGTGCCTCGTTCCTGCTACTCCCCTTGCGGGTAGACGGCGAAGTGATCGGCGTGCTCGCACTGAGCCACGCGTTCTCGCCGGACTGGTCCGCCCATGTCCTCGGCGACCTGCGCACGATCGGCGAGATCATCGCCACTGCATCGGTGCGCAAGCGGACCGATGCGTCGATGCGCCGGCAACTCGAAACCCTGGCCCACGTCAATCGTGTCGCCAGCCTGGGCGAACTGGCTGCATCGATCGCGCACGAGTTGAACCAGCCCCTCGCCGCCATCCTGAGCAACGCGGAAGTCGCGCAGCAGTTGCTGGCCCTGCCCGAGCCGCCGTTGCACGAACTGCGCGAGATCGTCGGCGACGTGATCACCGACGACGAGCGCGCGGGCGAGATCATCCGCAACATGCGGTCGATGCTGCGCAAGGTCGATACCGACGCGGTGCCGGTCGACGTCAACGCCGTGGCGACGGCGATCACGCGCCTGTTGACCCACGACGCTCAGCTTCGGGGAGGGTCCCTCAAGGTCGAACTCGGTAAGAACCTGCCGACGGTCACCGTCGATGCGACGCAGTTGACGCAGGTGATGCTCAACCTGGTCGTCAATGCCGTCGACGCGATGGCCGCCATGCGCGTACGGCGAGCCGTGAGCGTGCGGACGATGGCGACCGACGGCGGCGTCACGATCGAGGTCCGGGATCACGGCCCTGGCATCGCGCCTGACGTCCTGCCTCGCCTGTTCGAACCCTTCTTCACCACCAAGCCGGAAGGACTGGGAGTCGGCCTCGCGATCAGCCGTTCGATCCTCGAGGCGGCGGGCGGACGGATCCGCGCGGAGAATGCCGCGGAAGGCGGAGCCCGATTCCTGGTGTGGTTGCCGGCGTCACGTATTGCCGCGGCCGAGTCCGAGGACGACCTGGCGCTACGGCCACCGGCCTGA
- a CDS encoding response regulator transcription factor has protein sequence MTAARIALVDDDPSIRRGVARMLELSGLRVTTFGSAEDLLADDAGEAFDCLVLDIHLPGVSGPECYGGMRARGAAPPAVFITAHDASETQEMLQRVAPALCLRKPFRGQQLLEAIRTALSTGSHNPALSR, from the coding sequence ATGACCGCCGCCCGTATCGCCCTCGTGGATGACGACCCGTCCATCCGACGCGGTGTGGCGCGCATGCTGGAATTGAGCGGCCTGCGCGTCACCACCTTCGGATCGGCGGAGGACCTCCTTGCCGACGACGCCGGCGAGGCGTTCGATTGCCTGGTCCTCGACATTCACCTGCCCGGGGTCAGCGGGCCCGAGTGCTACGGCGGGATGCGGGCGCGCGGTGCGGCGCCGCCAGCGGTGTTCATCACCGCGCACGACGCCAGCGAAACACAGGAAATGCTGCAACGGGTCGCCCCTGCGCTCTGTTTGCGCAAGCCATTCCGTGGCCAGCAATTGCTCGAGGCCATACGCACCGCGCTGAGTACCGGGTCTCACAACCCGGCCTTGTCCCGGTAG
- a CDS encoding 3-keto-disaccharide hydrolase, translating into MPKRFPVPAACLLAMLLVAPLAAQQAQAPTAPKPSPKETEVWEPEPTVVTPGATTDAAPSDAIVLFGGKNLDEWVNAKGGGPAGWTVADGVLTVNKPVGNIQTKRSFSNYQLHIEWRVPANITGKDQGRGNSGLFLGSTGGGDAGYELQILDSYNNRTYSNGQAGSIYKQAIPLANAMRKPGEWNVYDVIWTAPVFNGDGSVKSAARVTVLHNGVLVQNSYELKGETLYIGTPAYKAHGATPIKLQAHGDPSEPLSFRNIWVRELK; encoded by the coding sequence ATGCCCAAGCGATTCCCCGTCCCCGCCGCGTGCCTGCTGGCGATGCTGCTCGTTGCTCCCCTGGCTGCGCAGCAGGCGCAGGCCCCGACCGCTCCCAAGCCGAGCCCCAAGGAAACCGAGGTCTGGGAACCCGAACCCACGGTCGTCACGCCAGGTGCGACGACCGATGCGGCGCCGTCGGACGCCATTGTCCTGTTCGGCGGAAAGAATCTCGACGAGTGGGTGAACGCGAAGGGCGGCGGCCCGGCTGGCTGGACGGTGGCCGACGGGGTCCTCACGGTCAACAAGCCAGTCGGCAACATCCAGACGAAGCGCTCATTCTCCAATTACCAGTTGCACATCGAGTGGCGCGTCCCGGCCAACATCACCGGCAAAGACCAGGGGCGCGGCAACAGCGGACTGTTCCTCGGGTCGACCGGCGGTGGCGACGCCGGCTACGAATTGCAGATCCTCGATTCGTACAACAACCGCACGTACTCCAACGGCCAGGCCGGCAGCATCTACAAGCAGGCGATCCCGCTTGCCAACGCGATGCGCAAGCCGGGGGAGTGGAACGTCTACGACGTGATCTGGACCGCCCCGGTGTTCAATGGCGACGGCTCGGTGAAGTCTGCCGCGCGCGTCACCGTGCTGCACAACGGGGTGCTCGTCCAGAACAGCTACGAGTTGAAGGGCGAGACGCTCTACATCGGCACGCCCGCCTACAAGGCGCACGGGGCCACTCCGATCAAGCTTCAGGCGCACGGCGACCCCAGTGAGCCATTGAGCTTCCGGAACATCTGGGTGCGCGAACTGAAGTAG
- a CDS encoding metallophosphoesterase family protein has product MSEPSPSVTQSGAPAARRHVRGVGIALFVLAAVALVTPIASESAMARVGMLLLAAGLLEVYDGCRRARDADARAAWYNGASTLLIGIVVLNSTTIVAGVVIGLLAAWFLFDAGRYGWRGVAAIRRGTPLPLRAWLLPLVGNLGVAIVVLVLRERVLPLTIAITASLRILGSAWNVLASPVLASNDAGDRALVDLGLGDRPEMLVMANRLEDEEIARGGFDREWIFGFTATLFALHAGRMGFEASLLGMLSPLLAVIGDWFIAVLIASFVVVPARLTFRKVTRPLERRAWALTEGNPVSRVTRLATRTARWWLEARLRFAIRLRQARYSPRLALRRGLRTGLPAAAVIAATVPVWGMNWYFDTENWAAGVWNSWAEARTDTWREAMVRSVLASQQVGDGADAFAVTPAGVPADGDFAFIVIGDTGEGDASQQVLRDSLWQAAEQPDVKFVVISSDVVYPTGAMRNYETNFWLPFKGVRVPLYAIPGNHDWYDALEAFVATFLEPQAARLAMRARVEADERITSTTDAHIDALIARAASYGGEYGVSVAHQRAPFFQVQTDRFALVAVDTGVARRVDDAEWAWLESALEAARGKFVMAILGHPLYAGGAYLADPADDDPRGFAAIHALLRRHGATIVMAGDTHDLEYYAERPGPGAAPTMHHWVNGGGGAYLSFGTALAWPRQPAATTWAHYPGHADVARKIDASTPWWKRPAWWWTRDLGGWPFTAEWLSALFDSNEAPFFQSFVEVRVEPSVHRVRVLPWGVHGRLRWRDLDTSGDLRDAGANPNDLVEWVVPWAQ; this is encoded by the coding sequence GTGTCTGAACCCTCCCCGTCAGTTACCCAATCCGGCGCTCCGGCCGCGCGGCGCCATGTCCGTGGCGTCGGCATCGCCCTGTTCGTCCTGGCTGCGGTCGCGCTCGTCACGCCGATCGCCAGCGAATCGGCGATGGCGCGCGTCGGCATGCTCCTGCTCGCCGCCGGCCTCCTCGAGGTCTACGACGGCTGCCGGCGGGCCCGCGACGCCGATGCCCGCGCCGCCTGGTACAACGGTGCCAGTACCCTCCTCATCGGCATCGTCGTCCTCAACAGCACTACGATCGTCGCCGGGGTCGTCATCGGCCTGTTGGCGGCGTGGTTCCTGTTCGACGCCGGACGTTATGGCTGGCGTGGCGTGGCCGCGATACGTCGCGGGACGCCCCTGCCGCTGCGGGCCTGGCTGCTGCCGCTGGTCGGCAACCTCGGCGTGGCCATCGTCGTCCTCGTGCTTCGGGAACGGGTGCTGCCGCTGACGATCGCGATCACGGCGTCACTGCGCATCCTCGGATCTGCGTGGAACGTGCTCGCCTCCCCGGTGCTCGCCTCGAATGACGCCGGCGATAGGGCGCTGGTTGATCTCGGCCTCGGCGACCGCCCCGAGATGCTGGTGATGGCCAATCGCCTCGAGGACGAGGAAATCGCTCGCGGCGGTTTCGATCGCGAGTGGATCTTCGGCTTCACCGCGACGCTGTTCGCCCTGCATGCCGGCCGCATGGGGTTCGAGGCATCCCTGCTCGGCATGCTGTCGCCGTTGCTGGCGGTCATCGGTGACTGGTTCATCGCTGTGCTGATCGCGTCGTTCGTCGTCGTGCCGGCGCGCCTCACGTTCCGGAAGGTGACCCGGCCGCTCGAGCGGCGCGCGTGGGCGTTGACCGAGGGGAACCCGGTGAGCCGCGTGACACGACTGGCCACGCGGACGGCACGCTGGTGGCTGGAGGCCCGATTGCGCTTCGCGATCCGGCTCCGCCAGGCGCGCTATTCGCCTCGCCTGGCGCTACGCCGCGGCCTGCGCACAGGCCTGCCAGCCGCAGCCGTCATCGCGGCGACGGTGCCCGTGTGGGGCATGAACTGGTATTTCGACACCGAGAACTGGGCAGCCGGCGTCTGGAACTCCTGGGCCGAGGCACGCACCGATACGTGGCGCGAGGCGATGGTACGCAGCGTGCTGGCGTCGCAGCAGGTCGGCGATGGCGCCGACGCGTTTGCGGTGACGCCCGCCGGAGTACCAGCCGACGGTGACTTCGCGTTCATCGTCATCGGCGACACCGGCGAAGGGGACGCATCGCAGCAGGTGTTGCGTGACTCACTCTGGCAGGCGGCAGAGCAGCCCGACGTCAAGTTCGTCGTGATCTCGTCCGATGTGGTCTATCCGACAGGCGCGATGCGCAATTACGAGACGAACTTCTGGTTGCCATTCAAGGGCGTCCGCGTGCCCTTGTATGCGATTCCGGGCAATCACGATTGGTACGACGCCCTGGAAGCGTTTGTCGCGACCTTCCTCGAGCCGCAAGCAGCCAGGCTCGCGATGCGCGCGCGCGTCGAAGCCGACGAGCGCATCACGAGCACGACAGATGCCCACATCGACGCACTCATCGCCCGAGCCGCGAGTTATGGTGGGGAGTACGGCGTGTCGGTCGCGCATCAACGGGCGCCGTTCTTCCAGGTCCAGACCGATCGCTTCGCGCTCGTTGCCGTCGACACTGGCGTGGCCCGACGCGTCGACGATGCCGAGTGGGCATGGCTGGAGTCAGCCCTCGAGGCTGCCCGTGGCAAGTTCGTCATGGCGATACTGGGTCATCCGCTGTATGCGGGCGGCGCCTACCTGGCCGACCCGGCCGACGACGACCCACGAGGGTTCGCGGCGATTCACGCGCTGTTGCGCCGGCACGGCGCCACCATCGTCATGGCCGGCGACACGCACGATCTCGAGTACTACGCGGAGCGTCCCGGGCCTGGGGCCGCGCCGACCATGCACCACTGGGTCAATGGCGGCGGTGGGGCGTACCTCAGTTTCGGCACGGCACTCGCGTGGCCACGACAGCCGGCCGCGACCACCTGGGCGCACTATCCCGGACATGCCGACGTGGCCCGGAAGATCGACGCGTCGACGCCCTGGTGGAAACGTCCGGCCTGGTGGTGGACACGCGATCTCGGGGGATGGCCGTTCACCGCCGAATGGCTGTCGGCGCTGTTCGACTCCAACGAGGCCCCGTTCTTCCAGAGCTTCGTCGAGGTTCGCGTCGAGCCGTCGGTGCACCGCGTCCGGGTACTGCCCTGGGGCGTACACGGCCGACTCCGATGGCGCGATCTCGATACTTCAGGCGACTTACGTGACGCAGGCGCGAATCCGAATGACCTGGTCGAGTGGGTGGTGCCCTGGGCGCAGTGA
- a CDS encoding ABC transporter permease, giving the protein MLRGLWKLTWLETKIFLREPLGVIGTIGFPILLFVLLRRIGRGAPRAALPPLLAIDLPILAAVMVAVSAVVSLVAIIAIYREGGILKRLRATPLQPITILLAHVIVKLGFTALSLAALILVGARSFGPAGSVPVVSFAAALLFTTLCLLSIGFIIASVVPTARFAQPLATLIVYTMLGFSGLFVAVDRLPPAMQVVARVLPMSHAVSLLRGIWKGEGWLAHGADVAALTALFVVATFISSRVFRWE; this is encoded by the coding sequence ATGCTGCGCGGACTCTGGAAACTCACCTGGCTCGAGACGAAGATCTTCCTGCGCGAACCGCTGGGCGTGATCGGCACCATCGGCTTTCCGATCCTGCTGTTCGTGCTGCTGCGGCGGATCGGTCGCGGCGCGCCACGGGCGGCGTTGCCGCCGCTACTGGCCATCGACTTGCCGATCCTTGCTGCCGTGATGGTGGCCGTCAGCGCGGTGGTGTCACTGGTGGCCATCATCGCGATCTACCGCGAAGGCGGCATCCTGAAGCGCCTGCGGGCCACGCCGCTGCAACCGATCACCATCCTGCTGGCCCACGTCATCGTGAAGCTCGGCTTCACCGCGTTGTCGCTTGCGGCGCTCATTCTCGTTGGAGCGCGCTCGTTCGGTCCGGCCGGCAGCGTCCCGGTCGTCTCGTTCGCCGCCGCCCTCCTGTTCACGACGCTGTGCCTGCTGTCGATCGGCTTCATCATCGCGAGCGTCGTGCCGACGGCGCGATTCGCGCAGCCACTCGCGACGCTGATCGTCTACACGATGCTGGGATTCTCCGGGCTCTTCGTGGCCGTCGATCGGCTGCCCCCAGCGATGCAGGTGGTCGCCCGCGTGCTGCCGATGTCGCATGCCGTGTCGCTGTTGCGGGGGATCTGGAAGGGCGAGGGATGGCTCGCACACGGCGCCGACGTCGCGGCGCTGACGGCGCTGTTCGTCGTGGCCACGTTCATTTCCTCGCGCGTCTTTCGCTGGGAGTGA
- a CDS encoding ABC transporter ATP-binding protein translates to MSPVIEVEGLRKHYGQVRAVEDVSFDVHQGEIFGLIGPNGAGKTTTLECVEGLRVPDAGRIHLFGLDPVRDAGALQMRVGVQLQESHLQKRITVREAVDLWASLYRQTLDGAHLLEQLGLHEKRNAWFMTLSGGQKQRLFIALALIHDPEVVFLDELTTGLDPQARRTIWELVRGIRSRGKTVVLTTHLMEEAERLCDRVAIVDNGRVVDIGTPAALVARHCPERLVAVTTDDKRAPALLTACRSVARVDTASGTLLVHGSGEGVLDDVLECLSTNRVHVTGVQSQASTLEDVFLRLTGHSVRN, encoded by the coding sequence ATGTCACCGGTAATCGAGGTCGAAGGGCTGCGCAAGCACTATGGCCAGGTCAGAGCGGTCGAGGATGTGTCCTTCGACGTGCATCAGGGTGAGATCTTCGGATTGATCGGGCCCAATGGCGCCGGCAAGACGACGACGCTCGAGTGCGTGGAGGGACTGCGCGTACCCGACGCCGGTCGCATCCACCTGTTCGGGCTCGATCCCGTGCGCGATGCCGGGGCGTTGCAGATGCGCGTTGGTGTGCAGCTGCAGGAGTCGCACTTGCAGAAACGGATCACCGTCCGGGAGGCTGTCGATCTCTGGGCCTCGCTCTATCGTCAGACGCTCGACGGCGCCCACCTCCTCGAGCAACTCGGGTTGCACGAGAAGCGCAACGCCTGGTTCATGACGCTCTCTGGCGGCCAGAAACAGCGCCTGTTCATCGCACTGGCACTGATCCACGACCCCGAAGTCGTCTTTCTCGACGAGCTGACGACCGGCCTCGATCCGCAGGCTCGCCGCACGATCTGGGAGCTGGTGCGGGGCATCCGCAGCCGCGGCAAGACCGTGGTGCTGACCACGCACCTGATGGAGGAAGCCGAACGCCTCTGCGATCGCGTCGCCATCGTCGACAACGGTCGCGTGGTGGACATCGGCACACCCGCCGCACTCGTGGCACGCCATTGCCCGGAGCGGCTGGTGGCCGTCACGACCGATGACAAACGGGCCCCCGCCCTGCTGACGGCCTGCCGATCCGTCGCCCGCGTCGACACCGCGTCAGGAACGTTGCTCGTCCACGGTAGCGGCGAGGGCGTGCTCGACGACGTGCTCGAGTGCCTGTCGACGAATCGCGTACACGTCACCGGCGTACAGTCGCAGGCGTCGACGCTCGAGGACGTGTTCCTCCGTCTCACCGGCCATTCCGTCCGGAACTAG